The Nocardioides marmorisolisilvae genomic interval GTCGACGGTGCTCCGGGCGGCACCCAGCAGGGCAACCGCGCGCGCGATGTGGGCCTCCGCCCGGCATGCCGAGGCGTCACGGACCATCTCCGAGGTGGAGTCGAGATCGTCGTACGCGAGGTGTGCGGTGGTCATGTCATCGAGGCTAGGGGCTACCGATGGGTACCCCCAGCGGTACCGCTCGGTAGTGTTTCCTGTCGTGTCCCTCCTGATTGCCGGCTCCATCGCGACCGACCACCTGATGACCTTCCAGGGCAAGTTCGCCGACTCGCTCGTCGTCGAGCAGCTCGACAAGCTCTCCGTCTCGTTCCTCGTCGACGATCTCGAGATCCGGCGCGGCGGCGTCGCGCCCAACATGTGCTTCGGGCTGGCGATGCTCGGTCTGCGCCCGGTACTGGTCGGCGCGGCGGGGGAGGACTTCCGTGACTACCGGTCGTGGCTGGAGCGACACGGCGTCGACTGCGACTCGGTGCGCATCTCGCAGAGCCTCCACACCGCCCGGTTCGTGTGCACGACGGACACCACGATGGCCCAGTTCGCCTCGTTCTACCCCGGCGCGATGAGCGAGGCTCGCGAGATCGAGCTCGCCCCGATCGTGGAGCGGGTCGGCGAGCCCGACTACGTGCTGATCGGCGCCGACGACCCGGACGGGATGCTGCGGCACACCCAGGAGTGCCGGGACCGCGGCTACCGCTTCATCGCCGACCCCAGCCAGCAGCTCGCCTTCGGTGAGGGCGCGCTGATCCGCAGTCTCGTCGATGGCGCGGAGATGCTGTTCTCCAACGAGTACGAGTCCCACCTGATCACCGAGAAGACCGGCTGGAGCGCCGAGGAGGTGCTCGCGAGGGTGGGCACCCAGGTCACCACTCTCGGGGCCGACGGGGTCCGGGTGACGCAACGCGGTGAGCAGCCCATCGAGGTGTCTGCGGCACGCGGCGTCGAGGCTCTCGAGCCGACCGGTGTCGGCGACGCCTTCCGCGCAGGCTTCCTCGCCGCGTTCGCGTGGGGGGTCGGCCTCGAGCGCGCTGCCCAGGTCGGGTGCGTGCTCGCGGCCTACGTCGTGGAGACGGTGGGCACCCAGGAGTACTCGTTCGAGCCGGCCGGCTTCGTGGCGCGGGTGCGATCGTCGTACGGCGATGCCGCTGCCGACGAGGTGGCCGCCCACCTGCCGGGTCTCAGCTGACCCGACGCACCAGGTATACAGGGGTGCCGTCCTGGGCACGGACGCTGCCGGCGTACTCCTGAGACCGCATCCGGCACCATGCCGGCACGTCGACGGCGGCGGCGGGATCGTCGGCGGCGACGCCCAGGATGCCGCCCACGGGCGTCTCGGTGAGGTGCCGGGCCAGCTCGATGATCGGGCGCGGACAGGGCATCCCGCGACAGTCGAGCTCACGGTCGGGGCGCGGGCCGTCCTGGGATTGCTCCGGGTTCACAGACCGACCTCGCTGCGGAGGCGGGCCAGCACCCCGGGAAGGGCGGACAAGAAGCGCTCGACGTCCGCCTCACTGGTCTCACGGGTGAGGGATACGCGCACGTTGCCGTGGGTCAGCACCCCCATCGCGGCCAGGACGTGGCTGGGCTCGAGCGTGCTCGCCGTGCACGCAGATCCGGACGCCACCGAGAAGCCGAGCCGGTCCAGCTCGGTGACCAGGGCCTCGCCGTCGATGTAGAGGCAGGAGAAGGTCACCAGGTGCGGAAGCCGTCGCTGCGGGTCGCCGACCACCTCCACGTCGGGCAGAGCGGCCACGGCGCCGCGGATCCGGTCGACCAGGCGGCGCTGGCGCGCAGTGGTGGCTTGATCGTCGGTGACGGCGCGCAGTGCCGCCGCCGCTGCGAGTGCTCCGGCCACGTCCTCGAACCCGATGCCGCGATCGTCAGCACGATCGTCGACGGGGAACGGGGCATGCCAGCGGGCGCGACCGCGTACGAGCAGCACGCCTACGCCGGCGGGTCCGCCCCACTTGTGCGCGGAGAGGGCTGCGGTCGCCCAGCCGTCGGGCAGCGCCAGCCTGCCTCCCGAGGCACAGGCATCGACGAACAGGTCGACCGCCGGCGCGGCCTCGGCGATCTCGGCGATCGGCTGGATCGTGCCCACTTCGTGGTTCGCAGTCTGGACCGCGAGCACGGATATGGGTCCGCCCTCGAGGGCGGCAGCGACCGTCGTCGGCTCCAGCCGGCCGGTCGGGTCGACGGGTAGCGTCTCGAAGCGGCCCCCGCGATCCGCGTGCCACCGCCCGGCGTGCATCACGGCGCTGTGCTCGACGGCCCCGGCCAGAACGCGGGCCTCGGGCCGGCGGGAGACCAACCCGAGCAGGCCCAGGTGCACCGCGTGGGTGCCGGACGGGGTGAAGGTGACCTCCTCGGTGCGCACCCCGAGACTCTCGGCGATCGAGGCGCGGGCGTTGTCCAGCAGCATCCTCGACCGCCGGCCGGGCTGGTGCAGGCGCCGCGGGTCGGCGTACCCGACCGCACGGGCCCGGTCGATGACCTCCAGCGCCGCCGGGTGCAGCGGCTCGCCCGATGCGGTGTCGAGATAGGTCTCGATCGGCGCGTCAGTTGGGGGATGCGTCACACCGGGAACTTACCGCCGACCTGCGGACCTTCGGAGGTTACCTCGGTAGTAGTGTTCGCCATGTCTGCTGTTGCGAAGTTGAAGAGAAAGGGCTCGTTCGTGAGTCTGGAGCTCCCCAAGCGCGCGCGCACCTTGGCGTTCGTCGTCGTCGGCCTCTCCTCCCTGTTCCTGCTGAGCGGTTGCTCGAGCGCGGACAAGGGTGAGTGGAAGCGACTGGCGATGCCGGTCCCGGCCACTCAGGAGGCACCGCACACGCTGCACCTGTGGCAATGGGCGTGGGTGGCGGCACTGATCACCGGCGGCATCGTGTGGGGGCTCATCTTCTACGCCTCGTTCCGGTTCCGCCGGCGCCACGAGGACGAGGTCCCGGTCCAGACGCGCTACAACCTGCCGATCGAGATCTTCTACACGATCGCCCCGATCATGATGGTGATCGTCTTCTTCTTCTTCACCGTCAAGACCCAGAACGAAGTACTGCACCAGTTCGAGCACCCTGACCGGACGATCACCGTCGTCGGCCAGCAGTGGTCCTGGACCTTCAACTACAACCTGGGCTACGACGACACGACCAACAAGTTCGTGCCCACGGGCAAGGTCGTGTACGACGCGGGCACCACCGCCAACCGACCGACCCTCTGGCTGGTCAAGGGCGAGCGCACCGAGTTCCACCTCTACTCGCCCGACGTGATCCACTCCTTCTGGGTGCCGGACTTCCTGTTCAAGATGGACGTCGTACCCGGGCGGGACAACAAGTTCGGGCTGACCCCCAGCAGGCTGGGCACCTTCGAGGGTCGCTGCGCCGAGCTGTGCGGCCTCTACCACTCGCAGATGCTCTTCAACGTCAAGGTCGTCACCAAGCCGCAGTTCGACGCCCACATGGCGGAGCTGGCCAAGCAGGGCAACACCGGTGAGGCGGTCGGCGGTTCGGATGTCTCCACCCAGACCGGTCTCGAGACCACGCAGAACGGAGGACAGCAGTGACTGCCGTTTCCGACGCACCCGTCGTGACACCCCAGCGGACGCTGGGGCAGCAGGTGGTACGGATCCTCACCACCACCGACCACAAGCTGATCGGGAAGCTCTACCTGGGGACGTCGTTCGCCTGGTTCATCATCGGCGGGATCATGGCGCTCCTGATCCGGTCCGAGCTGGCCTTCCCTGGTGAACAGATCGTCAACGACGAGACCTACAACCAGCTGTTCACGATGCACGGCACGATCATGCTGCTGCTGTTCGCGACGCCGCTGTTCTTCGGCTTCGGCAACGCGATCATGCCGCTGCAGATCGGCGCGCCCGACGTGGCGTTCCCACGGTTGAACATGTTCAGCTACTGGCTGTTCCTCTTCGGTGGCCTCATCGCGGCCTCCGGCTTCCTGTCACCGCAGGGCGCCGCGGACTTCGGCTGGTTCGCCTACTCGCCGCTGTCCGACGCGGTCCGTTCGCCCGGCATGGGCGGCGACCTGTGGGTGATGGGGCTGTGGATGGCGGGTCTGGGCACCATCCTGGGAGCCGTCAACTTCATCACCACGATCATCTGCATGCGTGCCCCGGGCATGACCATGTTCCGGATGCCGATCTTCGTCTGGAACACACTGGTCACCAGCCTGCTGGTGCTGATCGCGTTCCCGATCCTGGCCGGTGCGCTGCTCTCGCTCGAGGCCGATCGCAAGCTCGGAGCGCACGTCTTCGACGCGGTGCACGGCGGTCCGATCCTGTGGCAGCACCTGTTCTGGTTCTTCGGCCACCCCGAGGTCTACATCATCGCGTTGCCGTTCTTCGGCATCGTCACGGAGATCTTCCCGGTGTTCAGCCGCAAGCCGGTGTTCGGCTACGTCGGTCTCGTCGGGGCGACCATCGGCATCGCAGTGCTCTCCGTCGCCGTGTGGGCGCACCACATGTTCGTCACCGGCGCGGTCGACCTGCCCTTCTTCTCCGGCATGACCTTCCTGATCGCAGTGCCTACCGGCGTGAAGTTCTTCAACTGGATAGGCACGATGTGGGGGGGATCCATATCCTTCGACACACCGATGCTCTGGTCCGTCGGGTTCCTGACCACCTTCCTCTTCGGTGGCCTGACCGGCATCATCTTGGCGTCGCCGCCGCTGGACTTCCACGTGTCCGACTCCTACTTCGTGGTGGCGCACTTCCACTACGTGGTCTTCGGCACCGTGGTGTTCGCGATGTTCGCGGGCTTCTACTTCTGGTGGCCCAAGATGACCGGCAAGATGCTCGATGAGCGCTTGGGCAAGATCCACTTCTGGCTGCTGTTCGTCGGCTTCCACACCACGTTCCTCGTCCAGCACTGGCTGGGTGTGGAGGGCATGCCGCGTCGGTACGCCGACTACAGCGCCTCCGACGGCTTCACCACCCTCAACCAGGTGTCGACCATCGGCGCGTTCCTGCTGGCGTCGTCGATGATCCCGTGGTTCATCAACGTCTACAAGAGCTCCCGGACCCCGAAGGTGCCGGTGGACGACCCGTGGGGTTGGGGTCGTTCGCTCGAGTGGGCAACAAGCTGCCCGCCGCCGCGGCACAACTTCAACTCGATCCCGCGGATCCGTTCCGAGTCGCCGGCCTTCGACCTGCACCATCCGGAGATCGCAGCGTTGGAGTATGCCGAGAACGAGAACATGGAGCGGGTGCTCGCCGACGCGCCTGAGGTCAGCGGGCGACGCGAGCACCTCGACGAGAGAAGGGATGACCGATGAAGTCCGAGGCATGGATCTTCGTGATCTGCACGGTGTTCTTCGCGCTCGTCGCCCCGGCGTACTGGTTCATCACCTATGACCCGACCGGCACCTCGGCACTGGTGATGACGACCCTGCTGATGGCGCTGTGCAGCTTCTACCTCGGCTTCCACGCCTCCCGGATGGAGCCGCGTCCCGAGGACCGCAAGGACGGCGAGATCGCGGAGGGAGCCGGCGAGCTGGGCTTCTTTCCGCCGTACAGCTGGTGGCCGCTGTGGTGCGGACTGACCCTGGCGATGATCGTGCTCGGCGTGGTCATCGGCTGGTGGCTGGTCGTGATCGGCTCCGTCCTCGGCCTGGTGGCACTGCAGGGGCTGATCTTCGAGTACTACCGCGGCGAACACGCGCACTGACGCGACGAGCGGTGCGAGCGCGCTCGTGCTCCGCAACTCGTGACGGACGCGTGATGAGGCACACCTCGTGCCCTGGCGAGAACTGAGGGTTCTCGTTGTTAGGCTTTCACCCTGTTCTGATGGCCGAATGCGCGAGCGGCGGCCGCTGAAGCGAGGGAGAAGCCCCGATGTATCGTGCCCCGAGGCGCACCGTGACCGTCTTGGCGGTGGCGACCGTGGCGGCGCTCGCCATGTCCGGCTGCAGCGCCGCGAAGGTCCTCGAGACCAGCTCGGGCACGTCCGGGTCGCCGACCTCCTCGCCCACGCCGAAGGTTCCTCAGGTCGCGATCCACATGAACGTGCGTCGGCACGCGACGCGGGTCGCGGTCGACCAGAAGATCAAGGTCTCGTCGACGAACGGCGAGCTGCAGCAGGTGACGCTCACCGGCCCTGGCGGCACCGTGCCGGGCAAGCTCGCCACCAACTCGCAGGTCTGGAAGGCGAGCGGGCTGCTGCGTGCAGACTCCAAGTACGTCGTGCGTGGGCTTGCAGTCGACAACGAGGGACTGCGCAAGCACTTCACCCGCAAGTTCCACACCCGCAAGCTGACCCTGGACCAGCAGACCTATCCCAGCTTCGTGCCCACCGCCGGTTCCACGGTGGGGATCGCGATGCCGGTGATCATCCGCTTCGACGTACCCGTGACCGACAAGGCGTCGATCGAGCGACACCTGAGCGTGGTCAGCCAGCCGGCTCAGGCGGGCGCGTTCCACTGGATCAGCGACAACGAGGTGCACTGGCGGCCGAAGACGTACTGGAAGCCCGGGACCGCTGTGACGGTGAAGGCCGATATCGGCAGCGTGCCGGCGGGCAACGGGATCTACGGCCAGCTGGACCGGGAGGAGACCTTCCACATCGGCCGCGGCCAGATCACCAAGGTCAACGTCGCAGAGCACGAGCTGAGGGTCTTCCGCAGCGGCAAGCTGATCCGGACCATCCCGGTCACGTCCGGCGCGGAGCCGAAGTACACCACCCGTTCCGGCATCAAGGTGATCGTGGAGAAGGATCGCCGCCACGACATGAACTCCGAGACCATCGGCATCGACCCGAACAGCGCCGACGGCTACAACCTCAAGGGAGTCGAGTACGCCATGCGGCTGACCTACTCCGGCGAGTTCCTGCACGCCGCGCCCTGGTCGGTTGCATCGCAGGGCCACGTCAACGTCAGTCACGGCTGCACCGGCATGTCCACCTCGAACGCCGGCTGGCTCTACAACCACACCCTCATCGGCGACCCGGTGGAGTTCTCCGGCACCAACCGCCAGATGACCCTCACCAACGGCTACGGCGACTGGAACGAGTCGTTCGCCCAGTACAAGCAGGGCTCTGCGCTGTCGTAGCTGGGTGACTTTCCCAGGTTAAGAACCCAAGGGTCACGTTCACCCAGGAGAGTTCGTGTGTGAACGTGACTGTTCCTGGGGGAACGGCGGGCGTACGTCGTGGCTCAGGCTGCCGCGTCCCGCATCGCTTGACGAATCTGGGCTGCGACCCACTGCGGACGTGCCAGGTCGGCCCACACGAAACGGACGAAGCGCCATCCGGTGAGCCGCCGGATGAGGTCCTCGCGCTGCTTCTCCCGGAAGACGACGTCGCCCGGATCGTCACCGTCGTGATACGGGCGCAGATACTTCGCCCTGCCGTCGAACTCGCCGAAGAGACGGTGCTGCTGCCATGCGAAGTCCGTGGAGGCGATGAGCCGGCCGGCGTCGTGGACCTCCCACTGCAACTCCGGCGTGGGGAGTCCTTGGCGCCAGAACAGGTGCCGGGCGCGCGTCTCGCCTACGGACTCCGCTCGTCCGTCCATGTGATGCAGCACGACATGGAAGGGCTGTGACCCCGGCCAGTTCGTGAATCGTTCATTGAAGTCCCGCAGCTCCGCGGGGGTCGTCATCTGGGTGAACAGAGCATTGTCCGCCGAGACGAGCCCCGACTCGGTCGATGTGATGGAGGCGTGCTCGATGACTGCTCGGCCCGGCCTCACCACGGGGAGGCCCTGTGCCGTGGACAGGTCGTTGTCGTTGCACAGGCCGACGTGGTGCACGACGTCGACCTCCCGCCGATAGGCACCCTCGTCCAGCCGGGTGGCGTGGACGCGGGAGAGGTCGGCTCCCCAGACCGCGATCCCGTGCAGCACCAGCGCCGTGGTGTGGCTGAAGGCGATCGGGCCGGGCGTGGTCCGCGCGACCGCACGGGCGAGTACGACGTGCCGCTCCTCGGCGCTGAGCGTGGCCCAGACGTCACCGAAGCAGTAGGCGCCGTGCCGGACCCGGTGCCAGATGCCCTGCCGGCGCATCGCGGCGATGGCCGCCTTGGTGTAGCCGGCATCGAGCGCCTCCCGGTAGAGGAAGACGCCGTCGTGGTGCGCGATGGCACGCAGCGGGTCGTCGTTCATGCCGAACAGCGTGGAGGGCGTCCGGTGCTCGCCGCCGTACGACGTCCGCATCCTGTGGGCGGAACCGTCGAGCGCCTCCCTGTGGACGCAGAACGGTCGACCCGCGGGGCAGCAAGGGCGAGGGCCGCCGTGGCACGGGGGAGGAGAGCGCTCAGGCGGGCGTCCTCACATGGCAACGGTCCTCTTCACACACCAACTCTCGTGTGTGAAGGGGACCGTTGGCTGCTTAACCTGGGAAAGTCATTTCCCGTCAGTGCTTGTGCGTCAGGTCGTCACCCTCGACGTCGTGCATACCGTCGAACTGATGACCGTCCGCGGGATGGTCGAGCAGTGGCGCCTGGTGGGCGGCCTCGTGATCGGCGTGGTGGTGGGCGTCCTCGAGCTCGGCCGTTGTCGGCTTCTGGACGTTGTCGGCGAACCAGGCGTGCGACAGCTTCGCGCGGACGGTGTCCGCGCGGGCGGTCGGGGCCGGGACCCCGTTCGCGTCGGTGCCGTTCGGGGCGGAGTGGATCTCGTCCCGCTCCCGTGCGGTGAGCGTGTACTGGCGCTCGATGGACAGCGGCAGGTGCTTCTCGGAGTAGCCGCCCTCGGGATCACGCATGATGACGCCGGACTCGTAGCCGTGCAGCAGCATGTCGTTGTCGTGGCGCTGCAGCGAGATGCACCAGCGCTTGGCGATCATGAAGACGATCACCGGCAAGATGAACACCGCGACCCGCATGAACCGGCTGATGTCCTCCATGTTCAGGTGGAACTGGGTGGCGATGATGTCATTGCCGCCGGCGGCCCACAGCAGGCCGTAGACGGTGATCATCGCCGCCAGGAACGCCGTACGGGTCGGAGCGTTGCGTGGACGCTGCAGTAGGTGGTGCTCACGTCGGTCGCCGGTCACCCACTGCTCGATGAACGGATAGGCGAGCACGGCCGCGAGCAGCGCGATCGGAGCGATCTGGCCGGGCAGGAAGATGTTCCAACTGATCGTGATGCCCCACAGATGCGTCTCCCAGCCGGGCATGATGCGCAGCAGGCCCTCGGCAATGCCCATGTACCAGTCGGGCTGTGAGCCTGCGGTGACCTGGTTGGGCGTGTAGGGGCCGTACTTCCAGACCGGGTTGATCGTCATCAGTGCGCCCATCAGGGCCACGACGCCGAAGACGATGAAGAAGAAGCCACCGGCCTTGGCCATGTAGACGGGCAGCATCGGGAAGCCGACGACGTTCTGCTCGGTGCGTCCTGGGCCGGGCCACTGGGTGTGCTTGTGGTAGACGAGCAGCAGCATGTGCGCGCCGATGAGTGCGAGCAGCAGGCCGGGCACCAGCAGCACGTGGGCGATGTAGAGCCGCGAGATGATCGCGTCACCGGGGAACTCACCGCCGAACATGAAGAACGACATATAGGACCCGACCACCGGCGTCGCCTTGACGAGGCCGTCGGCGATCCGCAGGCCGGTGCCGGACAGCAGGTCGTCGGGCAGGGAGTAGCCGGCGAAGCCCTCGACGATGCCGAGCAGGATCAACACGCCGCCGATGAGCCAGTTGAGCTCACGCGGCTTGCGGAACGCACCGGTGAGGAACACCCGCATCATGTGAACGAGCATCGCTGCGATGAAGAGCATCGCCGCCCAGTGGTGCATCTGCCGCATCAGCAGGCCGGCACGTACGTCGAAGGAGATGTTCAGGGTCGAGGCGAACGCCTCGGACATGCTCACACCGCGGAGAGGGGAGTAGGTGCCGTTGTACGTCGTCTCGGCCATGCTCGGCTTGAACCACAGCGACAAGAACACACCGGTGAGCAGCAGCGTGACGAAGCTCCACAGCGCGATCTCGCCGAGCATGAAGGACCAGTGGTCGGGGAACACCTTGCGGATGTTCTTCTTGGCCATCGCACCGATGCCCAAGCGCTCGTCGGCCCAGGTGGCTGCGCCACCGAGCTTCGACGGCTTGTCTGCGGTGGCCGGCGTGGTGCGGTTGCTGGAGATGGTGCTCATCTGAAGATCAGCCTCGTTCCCAGAAGCTCGGTCCGACAGGCTCGTGGAAGCCGCTCTGCGCGACGATGTAGCCCTCGGAGTCGACGGTGATCGGCAACTGGGGCAGCGGTCGAGCAGCGGGCCCGAACACCACCTTGCCGTTGTCGCCCAGATCGAAGGTCGACTGGTGGCAGGGGCAGAGCAGATGGTGGGTCTGCTGCTCCCACAGCGAGATCGGACAGCCCACGTGGGTGCAGATCTTGGAGTAGCACAGGATCCCGTTGATCCCCCAGTTCTCACGGTCCTTGGCCGGGGTGATGTCGTCAGGGTCCATCCGGACCAGGATCACCGCAGCCTTCGCGGTCTGCTGCAGCAGTGCGGTGCCTTCGTACTTCGGCTTGCCGTCAGGACCGAGGTTCTTGGGGTCGAAGACCTCTGGCTCGCAGTTGACCAGCTGGCCGACCTCGAGGTCCCCGGGCTTGATCGGGTTGAAGCCGACGTCCTGGACGACGCGCATGCCCTTGCGCCACACCGTCTCGTACAGCTTGTGGCCGGGCAGCGGGCCGAGGTCGCGCAGTGCGACGATCGCCGGCAGTCCGAGCGCGCCCATCGCGACCAGCAGCGAGTTGCGGATCAGCGGCCGGCGGCCGATCCCGGACTCCTCGACGCCCTGGGTGAAGGCGGCCACCGCCTCGGCGCGATCCTCGTCACTGGAGGACGCGGAGTGGCGGTACTCGACGATCTCGTGGTCGCTCATCAGCTTGCGCGCCCACTGGATCGCGCCGATGCCGATGCAGAGCAACGCGAGGCCCAGGCACAGGCCCAGCACCACGTTGGAGGCACCCAGGCCGAGGATGACGGTCGGGTGCTCGCCGATGCTGAAAGCGAAGTAGGCGACGCAGAAGAGGATCGCGAAGATCACCGAGAGGCCGAAGAGCATCGCGACCTGGCGCTCGGCACGACGCTCCGCGGCGGGGTCGACGTCGGTGGGACGCGGCTCGTGCGGGGGGAGGCCCGGGTCGGCGATCGGCTCGTGGGTGATCTGCTCGAGCTCGTGGCCGTGGCCGTTCTGGTTGTCACTCACGCGTCAGCCTCCACCTTCTTCTTCGAGCGTGCCGTGTGGGCAGCGATCCAGATGGCCGCCAGCACGAGCACGCCGATGCCGACGATCCAGGCGAACAGACCCTCCGAGACGGGGCCCAGGGATCCGAGGCTGAAACCTCCGTACCCGGGCTCGGAGTTGATCGCCTTGATGTAGCCGACGATCTCGCGCTTGTCCTGGGGTGAGAGAACGCTGTCGGCGAAGACGGGCATCTGCTGCGGACCGGTGATCATCGCCTCGAAGATCTGCCGCGGGGTGTCCTCGTAGATCTTCGGTGCGAACTTGCCCTCGGGCATGGCTCCGCCGTGGCCCTGGAAGTTGTGGCAGGCGGTGCAGTTGGTGCGGAAGAACTCGCCACCGCGGGAGATCTCGTCCGCGCTCATCCCGTTGATGTCGGTCTCCGACGAGGACGGTACGGCGGGGCCGGGACCCAGCGAGGCGACGTACGCACCGAGCTGGCGGATCTCGGTGGAGTTGAAGACCGGCGTCTTGCGCAGCGCTTGGACGCCGGGCTGGGCCATCGGCATCCGTCCGGTGCTCACCTGGAAGTCGACGGCAGCGGCGCCCACGCCGACGAGGGAGGGCCCGTGGTTGTGGCCGCGCCGGGTGACGATCCCCTCGGCGTTCTTGCCGTGGCAGGAGGCGCAGCTCACCAGGAAGAGTGCGCGGCCCTTGGCGACATCGTCGCTGTTGGCCGTGCTGGCGGCGCCGTTCGCCGG includes:
- the qcrC gene encoding cytochrome bc1 complex diheme cytochrome c subunit encodes the protein MRLLSDKISARISSKRRSRLAGPAVILLGLLLTGGLYAMFAPANGAASTANSDDVAKGRALFLVSCASCHGKNAEGIVTRRGHNHGPSLVGVGAAAVDFQVSTGRMPMAQPGVQALRKTPVFNSTEIRQLGAYVASLGPGPAVPSSSETDINGMSADEISRGGEFFRTNCTACHNFQGHGGAMPEGKFAPKIYEDTPRQIFEAMITGPQQMPVFADSVLSPQDKREIVGYIKAINSEPGYGGFSLGSLGPVSEGLFAWIVGIGVLVLAAIWIAAHTARSKKKVEADA